From Acropora muricata isolate sample 2 chromosome 14, ASM3666990v1, whole genome shotgun sequence, one genomic window encodes:
- the LOC136899350 gene encoding spindle assembly abnormal protein 6 homolog, producing MADYFNKVLAVHFRSSNRENRQSAVRINVSFRSTSSSANKELVVRITDEEDLFFLYNLALGEADFHTLKSQQGLLVDFCAFPQKFVDLLELCLNEEQRENPKFLLQFNVGSGLDQGVGTLYVVETNPFKHLTHLSLKFLPGSDAEVKKYLADCLKNLQDEKLSLERRLASTEADLQQKLSSCQEVLAIKTRELNSVQSDCSARSNQLENKHAQELTAEREKSLQLATASQQQFEREKRAIEQNCQSQIMKLESRLTEAENSNRDLTQKKYQADSCIRDLKSKLTVLEEDCKYSKQELQKLRRENGSLDSERHEHSKTLSQLHTKVAVMEQEIRDKEQVIARTNELMENSNEQQRKQEKMLEERQEQINKLEATMKSVSAEVIKGNEIIQRLQSELRNYKSKMKLKNVVTTKQEKLISEKEATLEKCQQENTSLQTSLKNKEEEVKKLNDSLESTAAKLEESKQLLKTNENVINWLNKQMNDQMMSHQHLGPFEMHSKTRPSARGPPLVPYNKMRDTNVGSSSSGNGTEIPRIVEAPQVAYRKPGPRPAILPQPIGQSTPNLPPGSIQSAAGVTSLSRPIILTGNSAVSSEPILDAKYFCPTVTGANSQKPGPEPPLLSAYFPKPRANLPST from the exons ATGGCTGACTACTTCAACAAAGTCTTAGCTGTTCACTTCAGATCGTCAAACCGGGAAAATAG GCAATCTGCAGTTCGCATTAATGTTTCTTTTCGCTCAACCTCCTCTTCAGCAAACAAG GAGTTAGTCGTTCGAATTACAGATGAAGAAgatcttttctttctctacaATCTGGCCCTTGGGGAGGCTGATTTCCATAC ATTGAAAAGTCAACAGGGATTGCTAGTTGACTTTTGTGCCTTTCCGCAGAAGTTTGTTGATCTCCTAGAACTTTGTCTTAATGAAGAACAACGGGAAAACCCAAA ATTTCTGCTGCAGTTTAATGTTGGAAGTGGCTTGGATCAAGGGGTTGGTACTCTGTATGTAGTAGAAACAAACCCATTCAAGCACTTAACCCATCTTTCTTTAAAGTTTCTTCCTGGGTCAGATGCTGAAGTAAAAAAATACCTCGCAGACTGCCTTAAAAATCTTCAG GATGAAAAGCTGTCACTAGAAAGACGTCTTGCTAGTACAGAAGCTGATCTTCAACAAAAGCTTAGCAGCTGTCAAGAG gttcttgcaataaaaacaagagaattaAATTCAGTACAATCAGACTGCTCAGCAAGATCAAACCAACTGGAAAATAAGCATGCTCAGGAACTTACAGCTGAGAGGGAAAAATCTCTTCAG TTGGCCACTGCCAGCCAACAACAGTTTGAAAGGGAAAAACGAGCGATTGAACAAAATTGTCAGTCACAG ATCATGAAACTTGAGTCAAGACTAACGGAAGCAGAGAATTCAAACAGG GACCTTACTCAAAAGAAATATCAAGCAGATTCTTGTATAAGAGATCTGAAGTCAAAACTTACAGTCCTTGAAGAG GATTGTAAGTATAGCAAGCAAGAGCTCCAGAAGCTTCGACGTGAAAATGGTTCACTTGACTCTGAGAGACATGAACACAGCAAAACATTGAGTCAACTGCACACCAAAGTGGCTGTGATGGAACAGGAGATAAGAGATAAAGAACAG GTCATAGCACGGACTAATGAGTTGATGGAAAACTCTAACGAACAGCAaaggaagcaagaaaaaatGCTGGAAGAAAGACAAGAACAGATAAATAAACTAGAAGCTACAATGAAATCTGTTTCAGCTGAAGTGATAAAG GGAAATGAAATAATTCAAAGATTGCAGTCAGAGTTACGAAATTATAAGTCAAAG atgaaactgaaaaatgtGGTCACCACGAAACAAGAGAAACTTATATCTGAAAAg GAAGCAACACTTGAAAAGTGTCAGCAGGAAAATACAAGCTTACAAACTAGCTTGAAGAATAAGGAAGAAGAG GTGAAGAAGTTGAATGATTCCCTTGAGTCAACTGCAGCAAAGCTAGAGGAAAGCAAACAGTTGTTGAAAACAAACGAAAATG TTATCAACTGGTTGAACAAACAAATGAACGACCAAATGATGTCGCATCAACATCTTGGACCATTTGAAATGCACTCAAAAACAAGGCCAAGTGCTCGAGGGCCTCCTTTAGTCCCCTATAACAAG ATGAGAGACACGAATGTTGGCTCCAGTTCTTCTGGCAACGGGACAGAGATACCACGCATCGTAGAGGCACCACAG GTGGCTTACAGAAAACCGGGCCCTCGTCCAGCGATACTGCCTCAACCAATAGGCCAGTCGACACCTAATCTTCCCCCTGGCAGTATCCAATCAGCTGCAGGTGTTACCTCACTAAGCCGCCCCATCATCCTTACTGGAAACAGTGCCGTCAGCAGTGAACCCATTCTGGACGCCAAGTATTTTTGTCCGACGGTAACTGGAGCAAATTCACAGAAGCCTGGACCAGAGCCACCCCTCCTCTCCGCGTATTTTCCAAAACCGCGTGCTAATTTACCTTCCACGTGA
- the LOC136899351 gene encoding mucolipin-3-like, which produces MAGRVLLPSISCRNARHLARSSLEQRRCNHSDFTRNDDDDLMDPLLPRGSLSDFSASVHYQSIYDSSEFTGNLRNRREVMRKRLRSHFMTPYEKYKHRGRKPWKLLLQLLKLVMITIQVCHFASELFSVVSFLDDTGQAFDHLLLLDSNDSDYAIYTKEQFFLQVRHSVVQFYDIQRIAVGTFGFPSAEKDGADPMMMCLYKYTNSSLDPEKDSYEFSRHTDYSCHDLLPPRKSDNLTSFIKRNKLPESFESTISITLTANISSFHVPKAPRKPACYKFNVTILFDNSNHDGRVPVTLDSEGTMIDCNGNSSLTVTPDYQRYRTVHVFVDILTILLCFLSMTLCLRSLFRQLKLVKATRRFFIKEIKESLTYYDCLDLINLWFVLILISDSCAILGSVRKILIDMNNQQQYSFCSVFLGIAVLLTWSGLLSYLGHFRKYNILLVTLKAAAPSVLRFCVCGSLLYFGFMFCGWVVLGPYHVKFRNLSTVSECMFSLINGDDMFMTFSEMDPKNYAVWVFSKIYLYTFISLFIYVVLSLFIGIISDTYERIKDWGHPPCTKLQRFVHGNNCQRCNTEHSCEDQENEVASGSVTD; this is translated from the exons ATGGCTGGTCGTGTTCTTTTGCCTTCAATATCGTGCAGAAACGCAAGACATCTAGCTCGTTCTTCTCTGGAGCAACGACGGTGTAATCACAGTGATTTCACTCGcaatgatgacgatgatctcATGGATCCGTTATTGCCAAGGGGCAGTTTGAGTGACTTTAGTGCTTCGGTTCATTATCAGTCAATTTACGATTCTAGCGAATTTACTGGAAACCTAAGGAATCGCCGGGAAGTTATGCGAAAGCGGCTAAGATCTCACTTTATGACACCATACGAGAAATACAAACATCGAGGAAGAAAGCCATGGAAACTGTTACTTCAACTCCTCAAGCTTGTAATGATCACTATCCAG GTTTGCCATTTTGCATCCGAGCTCTTCTCTGTAGTTAGCTTCTTGGATGATACAGGACAAGCCTTTGACCACTTGCTTCTCCTTGATTCCAATGACTCAGATTATGCCATCTACACTAAGGAACAGTTCTTTTTGCAAGTGCGCCATTCAGTTGTACAG TTCTATGACATCCAGAGAATTGCGGTTGGTACATTTGGTTTTCCCAGTGCTGAAAAAGATGGTGCTGATCCTATGATGATGTGTCTTTACAAATACACCAATAGCTCTCTTGATCCAGAGAAGGATTCTTATGAATTCAGTCGTCACACTGATTATT CTTGTCATGACTTGCTTCCACCAAGGAAGTCTGATAATCTGACAAGTTTCATCAAAAGGAACAAACTACCTGAGTCATTTGAAAG TACCATAAGCATCACCCTGACAGCCAACATTAGCTCTTTTCATGTTCCAAAAGCTCCACGAAAACCAGCTTGTTACAAGTTTAATGTCACG ATATTGTTTGACAATAGCAACCATGATGGACGGGTCCCGGTCACATTGGATTCTGAAGGAACTATGATTGATTGTAATGGAAATTCATCTCTTACAGTTACACCAG ACTATCAGAGATACAGGACTGTTCATGTTTTTGTGGacattttgacaattttgctcTGCTTTTTGTCGATGACCCTTTGTCTGCGTTCATTATTTCGACAATTGAAGCTTGTAAAG GCAACCCGTCGATTTTTCATCAAGGAGATTAAAGAGTCGCTGACCTACTATGACTGTTTAGACCTCATAAACCTTTGGTTTGTGCTGATCTTAATCAGTGACAGCTGTGCAATTCTTGGTTCTGTGAGAAAGATACTGATTGACATGAAT AATCAACAGCAGTACTCATTTTGCAGTGTATTCCTTGGTATTGCTGTCTTGCTGACATGGTCTGGCTTATTAAGTTATCTGGGACATTTCAGAAAGTACAAC ATTTTGCTTGTCACTCTCAAAGCAGCAGCACCTAGTGTGTTGCGTTTCTGTGTGTGTGGCTCATTGCTGTATTTTGGCTTCATGTTCTGTGGGTGGGTTGTTCTTGGACCCTATCATGTTAAG tttagAAACCTGTCAACAGTTTCTGAGTGTATGTTCTCTCTAATTAATGGCGATGATATGTTCATGACGTTTTCGGAGATGGACCCAAAGAATTATGCCGTCTGGGTTTTCAGCAAAATTTACCTGTAcacttttatttcattgttcATTTATGTGGTTCTGAGCTTGTTCATTGGTATTATCAGTGACACGTATGAGAGAATTAAG GATTGGGGACATCCTCCATGCACTAAGCTGCAGAGGTTTGTCCATGGTAACAATTGCCAGCGGTGTAACACAGAGCACTCGTGCGAAGATCAGGAAAATGAGGTTGCTTCTGGAAGCGTTACAGACTAG